GTTTGGGCATACTTTTTTATGAAACTTTCGCCAGGGACTGCTTCTATCAACAATTCCGAGTATCCGACGAGAATTCCCAGGACATTATTAAGATCGTGCGCCACGCCACCAGCCAGTCTTCCCAGTCCTTCCATCTTCTCTGCACGTTTTAGACGCACTTCCAATCTATTGCGCTCCGTATTGTCACGGAGGCATTCTATGGCTGCGATAATTACTCCTTTATCGTTGCGGAGAACCGAGGCCGTTCCTGAAAGGTGGATATCTCCCGGAGGCAGACTCGGCTTGAAGGCTTCACCGAAAAGAACATCTCCGTTCCTCTGAAAAGCTGTGTATTTTGCCACAATTTCAATGCTTTGGGAAAGTGCGGCATCAATGAGAATCGGTCGTCTGTAACCGTAGAAGGGAATTGCGTATTCATAATTTCCCTTTCCGATCATCTCTTTCTTCGTGATTCCCGTTAAGGCTTCAATTGCCCTGTTCCAGGTGATTACTTTCCCCTCCCTGTCAATTACAAAGGTTGGGTCTGGAAGAAAATCAATGATGTCTGAAAGTTCCCGTCGGCTTTCTCTTAGTGCTTTTTCTGCTTGATTGCGGTCGGTAATGTCCTCAATCGCAATAATGGCAGACATGGAAGACGACTCTGATTGAAGTAATGTGGCTGTTAAGGAAACATCACGGAGGACACCGTCTTTCCGAAGGTGTTTCGTCTGAATGGAGGCAATGCATTTCTCGGAAGCACCAGGATTCAATTCCAGTCCAACTCGTTCATATTCTTCATCATCTTCATATAGCATCCGAGTGCTTTTTCCAATGACGTCAGACTCGGAATATCCCAAAATACTGCACCAGGTTTTGTTGATGCACTGAAAAACACGATCTTTGACAATCGCAATGCCAACAGGTGCAACATTAAAAATAGCACTCAGAACCTCTTTACTCTGTCTGAGAGATTGCTCCATATGCTTGAGTTCAGTAATGTCGCGGGTAATTCCCTGATAGCCGACAACAATGCCCGCATCATCTTTTATGGGGTTTCCTCGGGACATATACCAACGCCATGAGCCGTCCATATGCCTTACACGATACTGGACGAGGCTTTGTCGTTGTCCTGTTTCTATCATTCGCCGCAGCGACGCCACGGTTTTTTCTGCATCGTCAGGATGAAGAAATTGCTGGAAGGGTCTACCGATGACCGACGTTACCGGATAACCAAGATGCGTCGTGCAGCTTGGAGAAATATAGATGACTACTCCTTCCGGACTGATCCTATATATGAGGTCGTTGCTGTTTTCGACCAGTTCACGGAACGTCTCC
The Syntrophus gentianae genome window above contains:
- a CDS encoding PAS domain-containing hybrid sensor histidine kinase/response regulator, with protein sequence MSDTTFTVQELLEENLNLKQKIKDLEQANKDCRHSENSLRNNEETFRELVENSNDLIYRISPEGVVIYISPSCTTHLGYPVTSVIGRPFQQFLHPDDAEKTVASLRRMIETGQRQSLVQYRVRHMDGSWRWYMSRGNPIKDDAGIVVGYQGITRDITELKHMEQSLRQSKEVLSAIFNVAPVGIAIVKDRVFQCINKTWCSILGYSESDVIGKSTRMLYEDDEEYERVGLELNPGASEKCIASIQTKHLRKDGVLRDVSLTATLLQSESSSMSAIIAIEDITDRNQAEKALRESRRELSDIIDFLPDPTFVIDREGKVITWNRAIEALTGITKKEMIGKGNYEYAIPFYGYRRPILIDAALSQSIEIVAKYTAFQRNGDVLFGEAFKPSLPPGDIHLSGTASVLRNDKGVIIAAIECLRDNTERNRLEVRLKRAEKMEGLGRLAGGVAHDLNNVLGILVGYSELLIEAVPGESFIKKYAQTILKAGTRGAAIVQDLLTMARGGVTVSKVVNLNKIITEYLSTPEFERLQFYHPMVKIMTDLDDGLLNVKGSPIHLGKTVMNLVSNAAEAVSGVGEVMIRTGNRYLNTPIHGYDSIEEGDYAVLEVYDTGGGISADDIDKIFEPFYTKKVMGRSGTGLGLTVVWGTVKDHKGYVDVQSEEGKGTKFTLFFPITRENIAGETKTIPLESYVGHGEPVLVVDDKSEQRDLALTMLKRLGYRANAVASGEEAIAFVRSDTAELLVLDMLMDPGIDGLETYKRIKEIKPNQKAIIVSGFAETERVKRAQELGAGEYVRKPYSLEKIGLAVRRELNRA